Genomic segment of Erythrobacter sp. BLCC-B19:
CGCCGCGATGAAGGGCAATCCGGGGGGATCGAAAGGGGCGATCGTCAACATCGCCTCGACCACCGCAATGGCCGCCTTGCCGACCGATGTCGCCTATTCGGCGAGCAAGGGCGCGGTCAGAGTGCTGACCCGGTCGGTCGCTGTGCATTGCGCCCAGAAGGGCTATGACATCCGCTGCAACACGGTGATCCCCGGCGCGACCGATACCGGCATCCTCACCCATGCCGAGGGCGTGACGCCGGGGCTCAAGGCGGCGGTGGCGAAGACCTCGCCGCTGAACCGGCTGGCCGACCCGGCGGAAACGGCGGCGGCGATTGCTTTCCTCGCCAGCGACGAATGCCCTTACATGACCGGCGCGGAACTGCTGGTCGATGGCGGGATGATGGCCATCCATCCGGGGTTCTAGCCGCCGCGCATCTTCTCCAGATAGCCGCTCGGCCCCATCTGGCGGGCGGTCCAGACGAAGATCGCCAGGCTGGCGATCCCGGCCGCCAGCGACACCCCGAACATCGCGATGGCGAGCGCGCTCTCGCCCTGCATCGGGGTCAGCGCGTCGCTCATTGCGCCAATCACGAACAGGCTCAACGCCTGCCCGATGAGGTTGTTGAAGAACAGCGCGGTGGCGACCGCAAAGCCCCGGCTCGCCGGTTCGACCGCGGCCTGTATCCCCGACATGATCCCCGCCTGACTGGCGACATAGATCGCATAGGCAAGCCCGAACCAGCCGAGGAACGCGCCGAAGCTCTCCGAGGTCAGGCTGAGAGCGAGCGGGATCAGGCAGCCCAGGCTCGTCACCCCCGGCAACCACGCGCGCCAGCGCTCATCGCGCAGGCACAGCCATTGCGTCACATAGCCGCCGAGGATCGGCCCCGGTATGCCGCCCAGAAAGAAGGTCAGCCCCAGATAAAGACCCACATCGCCCGTCGAGATGCCGAAGGTGCGCAGCATCACGGGGGCCATCCAGAAGGCGAGCGCATAGCCGATCATGATCTGCACCGCCCAGCCCAGCGCCAGCCCGGTGAACACGCGATTGGTCGCAAGGCTGCGGATCGTCTCACCCAATGGCCTTTGCGCCATGTCGGTGCCCGCCGGGGCATAGCGTCCGCGCGGCGCCTCGCGCATGGTGACATAGATGATCGCGCCCAGCACCACCCCCGGCAGGCCCATCAGCACGAAGGCCCAGCGCCAGTCGAAGATTTCGGCAAGCTGCCCGCCAATCAGGAGCCCGCCAGCCGTGCCCATGCTCGCCCCGATGGTCAGGAACCCCATCGCCTTGGCAAGCTCGGCGCGGGTGAAATAGTCGGCGACCAGACTTTGCGATGAAGGGCCGGAACACCCCTCGCCCACGCCCACACCGGTGCGGGCGAGGAACAGCGTCCAGAACCCCGTCGCCAGCCCGCAACCCGCCGTCATCAGGCTCCAGAAGCTGATTGCGGCAGCGACGATGGTTTTGCGGGTCGATCGGTCGGCCAGCCGCGCGGCGGGGAAGCCTGCGATCACGTAGATGATCGAAAACGCCGCTCCGCCGAGCAGGCCCAGCTCGGTGTCCGTCAGGCTGAAGGCCGCCTTGATGTCCTGCAGCAGGATCGAGAACACCAGCCGGTCGGCAACGCTGAACGCGCTCGTCAGCGTCAGCAGGCCAAGCACATACCAGCGGTATGCGCCGGGTCTGCTTCCCTCAGTGGTGCGGCCGGGCGTAGAGGCCATTGTCCACCGGGATCGTCAGGCCGTTGAGGAAGCGCGCTTCATCCGAGGCGAGGAACAGCACGCAAGCAGCGACGTCCTTGGGTGCGCCCAGTGCATTGGCGTCAAGCGGGCCATCGGGCACGGCCATCAATTCCTGCCCCGCCCGGCCCGAAATGTCGCGCACCATCGGCGTCTCGATCCCGCCGGGCGCAAGCGCATTGACCCGGATGCCGTAGCCCTTGTCCTGAAAGTCGACCGCCAGACTGCGGGTCATCCCCGCAATCCCGGCCTTGCACGCGGCATAGGCGGGGATGTTGCCATAGCCCATCAGCGCCGCGGTCGAGGCCATGTTGATGATCGAGGAGCCGCCCCCGCCCACGGTCTTGTGGCGATGCTTCATCAGCGGGACGGCATATTTGCACCCGAGGAAGGTGCCGACCACATGGATGTCGAGGTGCAGGCGGAAATGCGCAAGGCTGCAATCCTCGATGCTCTCGAAGATCACGTTGCCCGCATTGTTGACGAGGATGTCGAGCCCGCCGTGGCGTTCCTCGACCGCGCGCATCACCTCGATCCATTGCTCTTCGTTGGTGACGTCGAGGGCAAGCGCATCGCCGCCGATGGAATCGGCCACCTTGTGCGCCAGTTCGGCATCGCGGTCGGTGACGATCACCTTCGCGCCCTCGCGCGCCAATGCCTCGCAATCGGCCTTGCCCAGACCCATTGCGCCCCCTGTCACGAGCGCAACCTTGCCCGCTACCCGTCCTGCCATTGCGCTCTCTCCCAAAAGCTTTTCCGTTGTCCGCAGCCTATCGGGCGCAGGCGCACCCGCCACTGTCGAAAGCGCGAGGGCGCCGAACGCAGCTCGCAATGTATTCTGCCGCGCAAGGGAGAGGCGAGCATGATCGAGGCCGAGGAAGTCGCGCAGCTGAAGGCGCTGATGGAGTGGGAGGGGCGCCGCACCGCCGTGCCGGACGGCTTCCCGGTGCTGCCCGATATGCCCGCCGGCCGCTACACCAGCGCGGAATATTTCGCGCTCGAACAGCAGCACATCTTCCGCAAGAGCTGGCTGTTTGCCGGCCATCTCGACGAAATTCCCGAACCCGGCTGCTATATGCGCTGGCACAATGCGGGCGATCCGATCGTCATCGTCCACGGCATGGACGGGGTGGTGCGCGCCTTCCACAACACCTGCCGCCACAGAGGCGCGCCGGTGGTCACCGAAGACCGCGGCAAATCCAGCCGGTTGATGTGCGGCTATCACAACTGGACCTACAAGACCGACGGGAGCCTCGTCGGCGTGCCCGAAAGGCGCGACTTCCCGGCCGATTTCGACATGAGCTGCCGGGGTCTCCTGCCGGTGCGCTGCGAGCTGTTTGGCAAGGTGATCTTCGTCAACTTCGATATGGAGGCGATGCCGCTGCTCGACTGGCTCGGCCCCATCGCCCGCGAGTGGGACGAGTTCGCCTTCGACCGGATCAGGCTGGCGGCGCGGCACAGCTTCGACCTCAAGTGCAACTGGAAGGTGGCAATGGAGGCCAACATGGAGGTCTACCATGTGCCCTTCATCCATCCCAACACGGTCGCCCCGCTGGTCGACAGTTCCCGCAACTACAACACCATCTATCCCAATGGCCACGCGCGGATGCTCGCCCCGCCGCCGCTTGCAACCGACCGCGAGCACGTGCGCGCGATCGACTCGCCGCCGGGCTGGCAGCAGATCGATACCGTCGGCGAGCTGGGCCGCACCTGCACCCAGAGCTACACCCTGTTCCCCAACTGGGTCAGCCCCTTGAGCAACTACTTTGTCCCGCCGCTGCTGTTCTGGCCCACGTCCCTCAACACCACCCGGCTGGAGCTGGTGACGATGGCACTCGACTGGGGCGACGCGCCCGCGCCCGACCTCTGGACCGTGCCCGATGCCAGCCAGCCGAACGGTCGCCAGATGAGCCCGATCATCCTCGAAGACACCCAGTTCGGCGAGGCGATCCAGCATTCGATGCAGGGCTCGGCCTTCCGCTCGGTGCCGCTGTCCTATCAGGAGGCGCGGATCTATTCGTTCCACCAGAGTCTCGACCGGATGATCGGCGCGGCCAATATTCCCGCGCATCTCCAGGTCGAACAGGTGATCGGGCCGGAGTGGGTGTGGCCCAATGATCCGCGCCGCGCGCAGATGTCGCGCGAGGCCGCACAGCCCCGCGAGGCGGCAGAGTGACGTTACGGCTTTGCTGCGTTCGGCCCGCTTTGACAGCGGGGTGTGGCGCAATTGTCGCAGTTTCGCCGGGTCACTATCGCTTTTGCTGATGGTGCGCTCGCCGCATGAACATACACCTGCACACCATACCGAAAGGCGTGAGGAGACACGCCCGAGGGTTGGGGAAACCAGGGCACGCGGGGGAGCCGCGGCCCGATGGGGAGAGAGAACCATGAACACACTTCGTGCCCGATTTGCGTGCGCAACCCGTGCCTCCGGAATGCGCCGTGCCCTGCTGTGCGGCGCCGCGCTGAGCGGCCTCGCTGCGATGCCGTCTGCCGCCTATGCGCAGGATGCCGATGAAAGCGCTGACGCGCCCGAGGAAGATCGCGTGATCGTCGTGCAGGCCCGCCGCCAGAACGAGAGCCTTCAGGAAGTCCCTGTCACCGTCACCGCGATCGGCGGCGAGACGCTCCAGCGCTTCAACATCGACCAGGTCGCCGACGTCACCAGCCGCGTGCCCACCTTGAACGTGCAGGTCGGCGGCTCGGGCTCGGGCGGCCAGCTGAGCTTGCGCGGTGTGGGCTCGTCGAACATCTCGGCGGCGTTCGATTCCGCGGTGGCCTTCGAATATGACGGTGTGGTCGTCTCGACCATGCGCATGGTGCAGGCCGGCTTCTTCGACGTCGAGCAGATCGACGTGCTGCGCGGCCCGCAATCGCTGTTCTTCGGCAAGTCGGCCACCGCGGGCGTGCTGTCGCTGCGCTCGGCCAACCCGACCTCCGACTGGGAAGTCGGGATGCGCGCCAACTACGAATTCGAAGAGAAGGGCTACCTCCTCAACGGCTATATCTCCGGCCCGCTGACCGACACGCTCGGCATCCGTCTGGCCGCGCAGTTCAACGACATCGACGAATTCCAGCTGGCCCAGCCGGGATCGCCCGCGGTCAACCAGAAGCGTGGCCTGACCGACTTCATCGGCCGCCTGACGCTCGACTGGCAGCCCTCGGATATGTTTCGCGCCAACTTCAAGCTGCAATACACCAAGCATGAAAATGACGGCGCGCTGGGCACCGGCGAAGTCTCGTGCGGCGCGAACGGCGTGGCCGATCCGATCTTCCTGCTCCAGGGGGCGGTGCAGCTGCCCGCGGGCTACAACTGCAACGTCTATGACGAGCTCTACTACTTCACCGACACCGCCGCCCCGCTGGCCGGCGGCGTGCCGACCCCGTCGAAGGCCGCTGGCCGCAACGGCGTGCCTTTCGGCGAGACCGACATCTGGTTCGGCCGGTTGCAGTTCGAACTCGACCTCAGTGAAAAGCTCAAGCTGACCTCGGTCACGGGCCTGCTCAACATGAAGGCGGTCGACTTCGAGAGCTATTCCTACGGCGGCTTCATCCCCGGCCCCAACGGCACCCGCCTGCCGGGCGGCGCGGGATCGTCCGACCCGATCAACAACCTGGAACAATACACCCAGGAACTGCGCCTGTCCTCGGACAATGACGGGCCGTTCAACTTCATGCTCGGCGCCTTCTACGAAGATCGCACGATCACCTTCGACACCTCGCAACAGGGCGTGAACATCTCGTTCCTCGGGCCTGACCCGGCGACTGGCTTCACCTATGACTGGGACAAGACCCACCTCACCAAGACCGAAGCCCTGTCGTTCTTCGGCAGCGTGATGTTCGACCTGACCGAACAGCTCGAACTGTCGGGCGGGATCCGCTGGACCGACGAGCAGAAGGTGCAGACCATCAGCGTGCCTTACGTGCACACCTTCCTGCAGGGCCCCGCCTTCGTGCGGCCGGGCTTCTTCTCGGGCCCCATCAACTTTGCCGATGACAACTTCTCGCCCGAAGTGACCCTGAAGTATCAGGCGAGCGAGGACTTCAACGTCTTCGCCTCGTTCAAGACCGGCTTCAAGTCGGGCGGGATCGACAACTCCGCGCTGCCGTCGAACAGCCTTAGCCAGGCAGCGGCAAGCGGTGATTTCAGCTCGCTGATCTTCAAGTCGGAAGAAGCGATCGGCGGCGAAGTGGGCTTCAAGTCGCAGTTCAACAACCGCGACGTGACCTTGAACGTCACCGCCTACCAATACGTGTTCAAGGATCTGCAGGTGCAGAACTTCAACGCGCAGACCATCCAGTTCGTCACCAGCAACGCGGGCGAACTGACCACCAAGGGCGTCGATCTCGAAGCCAAGTGGCGCACCCCGGTCGACGGGCTGAGCTTCTCGTCGAACATTTCCTACCTCGACGCGAAGTACACCGATGACTTCCTCCAGCCGGGCGGTCAGGGCGGCACCATCAACCTCAAGGGCCGTCGCGGCAGCCAGGCGCCCGAATGGTCGGGCAACGTCGCCGCCGACTGGGCGATCCCGCTCAGCGACAGCCTCGAGCTGTTCTTGTCGGGCAACGCCGCCTACAATGATGGCTACATCACCGACGAAACCTCGCTGAACGACTTTGTTCAGGAGAGCTTCTGGATGTTCGATGCCAACGTCTCGATCGGCCACCCGGACGGCAACTGGAAGCTGTCGCTGGTCGGCCAGAACCTCAGCGACAAGATCATCGTCATCACCAGCGGCGGGCGTCCGTTCCTGTCGCCGACCGGGGACGACATCTTCCTGACACAGAACCGCGGCCGTCAGGTGTTTGCGGAAGTCAGCTTC
This window contains:
- a CDS encoding spinster family MFS transporter; translation: MASTPGRTTEGSRPGAYRWYVLGLLTLTSAFSVADRLVFSILLQDIKAAFSLTDTELGLLGGAAFSIIYVIAGFPAARLADRSTRKTIVAAAISFWSLMTAGCGLATGFWTLFLARTGVGVGEGCSGPSSQSLVADYFTRAELAKAMGFLTIGASMGTAGGLLIGGQLAEIFDWRWAFVLMGLPGVVLGAIIYVTMREAPRGRYAPAGTDMAQRPLGETIRSLATNRVFTGLALGWAVQIMIGYALAFWMAPVMLRTFGISTGDVGLYLGLTFFLGGIPGPILGGYVTQWLCLRDERWRAWLPGVTSLGCLIPLALSLTSESFGAFLGWFGLAYAIYVASQAGIMSGIQAAVEPASRGFAVATALFFNNLIGQALSLFVIGAMSDALTPMQGESALAIAMFGVSLAAGIASLAIFVWTARQMGPSGYLEKMRGG
- a CDS encoding aromatic ring-hydroxylating oxygenase subunit alpha, whose protein sequence is MIEAEEVAQLKALMEWEGRRTAVPDGFPVLPDMPAGRYTSAEYFALEQQHIFRKSWLFAGHLDEIPEPGCYMRWHNAGDPIVIVHGMDGVVRAFHNTCRHRGAPVVTEDRGKSSRLMCGYHNWTYKTDGSLVGVPERRDFPADFDMSCRGLLPVRCELFGKVIFVNFDMEAMPLLDWLGPIAREWDEFAFDRIRLAARHSFDLKCNWKVAMEANMEVYHVPFIHPNTVAPLVDSSRNYNTIYPNGHARMLAPPPLATDREHVRAIDSPPGWQQIDTVGELGRTCTQSYTLFPNWVSPLSNYFVPPLLFWPTSLNTTRLELVTMALDWGDAPAPDLWTVPDASQPNGRQMSPIILEDTQFGEAIQHSMQGSAFRSVPLSYQEARIYSFHQSLDRMIGAANIPAHLQVEQVIGPEWVWPNDPRRAQMSREAAQPREAAE
- a CDS encoding SDR family NAD(P)-dependent oxidoreductase, encoding MAGRVAGKVALVTGGAMGLGKADCEALAREGAKVIVTDRDAELAHKVADSIGGDALALDVTNEEQWIEVMRAVEERHGGLDILVNNAGNVIFESIEDCSLAHFRLHLDIHVVGTFLGCKYAVPLMKHRHKTVGGGGSSIINMASTAALMGYGNIPAYAACKAGIAGMTRSLAVDFQDKGYGIRVNALAPGGIETPMVRDISGRAGQELMAVPDGPLDANALGAPKDVAACVLFLASDEARFLNGLTIPVDNGLYARPHH
- a CDS encoding SDR family NAD(P)-dependent oxidoreductase; protein product: MPDLSGKVAIVTGCASGIGAATVRRLRADGAEVLGTDVNAAAGQALCDAVGARFAAHDVADIAAWPAIVASAVERWGRLDILVNNAGTVSALSIEDVTDEAWDLIFGINVKGTMAGCRAAIAAMKGNPGGSKGAIVNIASTTAMAALPTDVAYSASKGAVRVLTRSVAVHCAQKGYDIRCNTVIPGATDTGILTHAEGVTPGLKAAVAKTSPLNRLADPAETAAAIAFLASDECPYMTGAELLVDGGMMAIHPGF
- a CDS encoding TonB-dependent receptor, producing MRRALLCGAALSGLAAMPSAAYAQDADESADAPEEDRVIVVQARRQNESLQEVPVTVTAIGGETLQRFNIDQVADVTSRVPTLNVQVGGSGSGGQLSLRGVGSSNISAAFDSAVAFEYDGVVVSTMRMVQAGFFDVEQIDVLRGPQSLFFGKSATAGVLSLRSANPTSDWEVGMRANYEFEEKGYLLNGYISGPLTDTLGIRLAAQFNDIDEFQLAQPGSPAVNQKRGLTDFIGRLTLDWQPSDMFRANFKLQYTKHENDGALGTGEVSCGANGVADPIFLLQGAVQLPAGYNCNVYDELYYFTDTAAPLAGGVPTPSKAAGRNGVPFGETDIWFGRLQFELDLSEKLKLTSVTGLLNMKAVDFESYSYGGFIPGPNGTRLPGGAGSSDPINNLEQYTQELRLSSDNDGPFNFMLGAFYEDRTITFDTSQQGVNISFLGPDPATGFTYDWDKTHLTKTEALSFFGSVMFDLTEQLELSGGIRWTDEQKVQTISVPYVHTFLQGPAFVRPGFFSGPINFADDNFSPEVTLKYQASEDFNVFASFKTGFKSGGIDNSALPSNSLSQAAASGDFSSLIFKSEEAIGGEVGFKSQFNNRDVTLNVTAYQYVFKDLQVQNFNAQTIQFVTSNAGELTTKGVDLEAKWRTPVDGLSFSSNISYLDAKYTDDFLQPGGQGGTINLKGRRGSQAPEWSGNVAADWAIPLSDSLELFLSGNAAYNDGYITDETSLNDFVQESFWMFDANVSIGHPDGNWKLSLVGQNLSDKIIVITSGGRPFLSPTGDDIFLTQNRGRQVFAEVSFRF